A single genomic interval of Zunongwangia sp. HGR-M22 harbors:
- a CDS encoding PepSY domain-containing protein, with translation MILSIWRYSHLSLAVSSFVFILIASVTGIILAFEPIDHAALDYQPVDTSELQISEVIRTLQSNYDEVLSLEVDEQGFAIASVFSMEGDSGDFYINPKTGEKIGELKGQSSLFKFATSLHRSLFLKSAGRIFVGITSFLLFLISITGLILVIKRQQGFKAIFDKIVRENFYSYYHIYLGRLSLIPIIIITVTGVFLSLLRFNIIPEVRLSHTINEEKLVENTQRTLSNFPALEHIYLDDIRSIEFPFSEDASDPFKISLQNKEILVNQYTGEVVSELSYPLVNLISGYSYNLHTGRGNVIWAIILALSCISILFFIYSGFAITLKRRKSLLKNKFKKDEAEIIILVGSETGSTMSFAKLFQQELIKNGKKVFIAQMDQYAVFKKMEQLVIFTSTYGDGEPPANAKKFLRKFNNIEQKNSFSYSVVGFGSLAYPSYCKYAFDVDQQLLEDEGSIQFLQPYTINNKSWEAFDQWVDQWSNKFGITVNVPRDNDVTKQRKKTKKYRILYKTKANESPDNTFVVGLAPIKKQKIKSGDLLAIYPTKNDHERLYSIGKDQNGDILLSIKKHEFGLCSNFLNDVEVGSTIDAVKIKNPDFHFKASRNAIMIATGTGIAPFIGMMQENAKKQAVTLYWGARNSESLNVYKNRIDSFLKDGRLAEFLPAYSRISKDKIYVQHLIARDAEKIAKSLNDGIVIMICGSILMQKEVVKILTEICENHNKKPLSYYQKKGQLKMDCY, from the coding sequence ATGATATTATCGATTTGGAGATACAGTCACTTAAGTTTGGCTGTATCTTCTTTTGTTTTTATCCTAATTGCTTCGGTAACAGGTATAATATTAGCATTCGAGCCGATCGATCATGCTGCGCTAGATTATCAACCAGTAGACACTTCAGAATTACAAATTTCTGAAGTGATAAGAACGCTTCAGTCTAACTATGATGAGGTACTGAGTTTAGAGGTCGATGAGCAGGGATTTGCTATCGCTTCTGTGTTTAGTATGGAGGGCGATAGTGGAGATTTTTATATCAATCCAAAAACCGGAGAAAAAATCGGTGAACTTAAGGGCCAATCTTCTTTATTCAAATTTGCAACTAGCCTGCATCGTAGTTTATTTCTTAAAAGTGCTGGTAGAATATTTGTGGGGATTACTTCATTCTTGTTGTTTTTAATCAGTATCACTGGTTTAATACTGGTGATTAAAAGACAGCAAGGTTTTAAAGCGATTTTCGATAAAATTGTACGAGAAAATTTCTACTCTTATTATCATATCTATTTGGGCAGGTTGTCGCTTATCCCTATTATCATCATTACCGTAACCGGAGTTTTCCTTTCTTTATTGCGTTTTAATATTATTCCTGAAGTTCGGCTTTCGCATACTATAAATGAAGAAAAGTTAGTTGAAAATACTCAGCGTACTTTATCTAATTTTCCTGCTTTAGAGCATATTTATTTAGACGATATACGATCTATTGAATTTCCGTTTAGCGAAGATGCTTCAGACCCTTTTAAAATTAGTCTTCAAAATAAAGAAATATTAGTTAATCAATACACAGGTGAAGTTGTTAGTGAACTATCTTATCCATTGGTTAATCTAATTTCAGGCTATAGTTATAATTTGCATACCGGGCGAGGAAATGTAATTTGGGCGATAATTTTAGCGCTTTCCTGCATCAGTATACTCTTTTTTATCTATTCTGGTTTTGCAATCACACTTAAAAGGAGAAAGTCACTGCTAAAGAATAAATTTAAGAAAGATGAAGCCGAAATTATCATTCTTGTAGGATCAGAAACCGGAAGTACAATGTCTTTCGCTAAGCTTTTTCAGCAGGAATTAATCAAGAACGGAAAGAAAGTTTTTATAGCCCAGATGGATCAATATGCCGTCTTTAAAAAAATGGAGCAATTGGTTATTTTTACCTCTACTTATGGTGATGGAGAACCTCCTGCGAATGCTAAAAAATTTCTTCGGAAATTTAATAATATTGAACAAAAAAATAGTTTTTCCTACTCTGTAGTAGGTTTTGGGTCTCTTGCCTATCCTAGTTATTGTAAGTATGCTTTTGATGTCGATCAACAATTGTTGGAAGATGAAGGAAGCATTCAGTTTCTGCAACCCTATACTATAAATAATAAATCTTGGGAGGCTTTCGATCAATGGGTTGATCAGTGGAGCAATAAATTTGGGATTACAGTAAACGTTCCCAGAGATAATGACGTTACAAAACAGCGAAAAAAGACAAAAAAATATAGAATTCTGTATAAAACTAAAGCTAATGAAAGTCCGGATAATACTTTCGTTGTAGGCTTAGCTCCGATAAAAAAGCAAAAGATAAAATCGGGTGATTTATTGGCAATTTATCCCACTAAGAATGATCACGAAAGATTGTATTCTATAGGAAAAGATCAAAATGGAGATATCCTTTTAAGTATCAAAAAACATGAATTTGGCTTGTGCTCTAATTTTTTAAATGATGTTGAAGTTGGAAGCACTATTGATGCGGTAAAAATTAAAAATCCAGACTTTCATTTTAAGGCTTCGCGCAACGCTATAATGATCGCTACAGGAACCGGTATTGCACCCTTTATAGGGATGATGCAGGAAAATGCTAAGAAGCAAGCGGTAACTTTGTATTGGGGAGCTCGTAATTCTGAAAGCTTAAATGTATATAAGAATAGAATAGATTCTTTCTTGAAAGATGGGCGCTTAGCTGAATTTTTACCAGCTTATTCAAGAATCTCTAAAGATAAAATTTATGTACAGCATTTGATTGCTAGAGATGCTGAAAAAATAGCAAAAAGTCTTAACGATGGCATTGTAATTATGATTTGCGGTTCCATTTTAATGCAAAAGGAAGTTGTGAAAATCCTCACTGAAATTTGCGAAAATCACAATAAAAAACCACTTAGTTATTATCAAAAGAAAGGTCAGCTTAAAATGGATTGTTATTAA
- a CDS encoding DUF2271 domain-containing protein has product MKFNTLKIGLLVLCLGLFSFVSSESTSFKCLIQLTNYNGEGAYVVVSLINPSGEYEKTLLVQGDDEEWYPDLTDWWEDQKQKDENIDAISGATVGAGGRGMGAFQIESDKIDSGYKIRFETAVEDQKYYVKDLELPLTSENLKGKFEGKGYIRYVRIMASK; this is encoded by the coding sequence ATGAAATTTAATACATTAAAAATAGGTCTTTTAGTCTTATGCTTAGGTTTGTTCTCGTTTGTAAGTTCAGAATCTACATCTTTTAAGTGCCTTATTCAGCTAACAAATTATAATGGAGAAGGAGCTTATGTTGTTGTCTCATTAATTAACCCTTCTGGAGAATACGAGAAAACCTTATTGGTGCAAGGCGACGACGAAGAGTGGTATCCAGATTTAACCGACTGGTGGGAAGATCAAAAACAAAAGGATGAGAATATTGACGCCATTTCTGGGGCAACTGTAGGTGCCGGTGGACGTGGAATGGGTGCTTTTCAAATCGAATCTGATAAAATAGACAGCGGTTACAAAATACGTTTTGAAACTGCCGTAGAAGATCAAAAGTATTATGTGAAAGATCTAGAGCTTCCACTAACTTCAGAAAATCTGAAAGGTAAATTTGAAGGCAAAGGCTATATTCGCTATGTACGGATAATGGCAAGCAAATAG
- a CDS encoding ankyrin repeat domain-containing protein, which produces MIKIKHILAGTALVLALPLTAQEDNVFLSRDYWTNNPSVSEVKSEVQKGNDPTERNGSNFDPVVMAIFSKPSKEVIEYLLEQEGNDVNKLTHDGRTYIFWAASAGNLPLVKLFGERGARMDLVDDHGYSVLNFAANAGVKDKELYDYLISKGSNPKVEKTHSGANALLLMMPSLTDYEMVDYFESKGLSIKDTDDEGNGVFNYAARSGNIEMMNKLIEKGVSYKEENKVGGNAMFFAAMGSRRSTNDLSVFEYLKEVGVAPNVTKDDGSTPLHVLAARSKDMKVINFFVENGVNPTAKDDEANTPLLNAARRNNLEIIKFFAEKTDDINAANKKGETALSLAVSGNSPEVVKYLIDEGAKTEFTDNAGNTLVYYLVDSYHPRNAKAFEEKMTLLKREGVNFSKTQANEENFLTLAVKKNDLALIEKALEEEIDVNTTDAEGNTPLQIAALRSDNTKIMKLLLDHGANKEVTTDFGESVYDLASENEILQESNADLEFLKS; this is translated from the coding sequence ATGATAAAAATTAAGCACATTTTGGCAGGAACAGCTTTAGTACTGGCTTTACCATTAACGGCTCAGGAAGATAATGTTTTTCTTTCCAGAGATTATTGGACTAATAATCCAAGTGTAAGCGAGGTAAAAAGTGAGGTGCAAAAAGGGAACGATCCAACTGAACGAAACGGTAGTAATTTTGATCCTGTCGTTATGGCGATTTTCAGCAAACCATCGAAAGAAGTTATAGAATATTTGCTAGAGCAAGAAGGTAACGATGTAAACAAGTTAACCCACGATGGTAGAACCTATATTTTTTGGGCAGCCTCTGCAGGTAATTTACCACTCGTAAAATTATTTGGAGAAAGAGGAGCTAGAATGGATTTAGTAGATGATCATGGGTACTCGGTTCTTAATTTTGCGGCAAATGCAGGTGTTAAGGATAAAGAGCTTTACGATTACTTAATTTCAAAAGGATCGAATCCTAAAGTAGAAAAAACACACTCTGGCGCCAATGCCTTGCTTTTAATGATGCCAAGTCTCACCGATTACGAGATGGTAGACTATTTTGAATCTAAAGGCTTGTCTATTAAAGATACCGATGACGAAGGTAACGGCGTTTTTAATTACGCAGCAAGATCTGGGAATATCGAAATGATGAATAAGCTTATCGAAAAAGGGGTAAGTTATAAAGAAGAAAATAAAGTTGGCGGAAATGCAATGTTCTTTGCAGCTATGGGATCTAGAAGATCTACAAACGACTTATCTGTTTTCGAATATTTAAAAGAAGTAGGAGTAGCACCAAATGTGACTAAGGATGATGGATCTACACCACTGCATGTTTTAGCTGCAAGAAGCAAAGATATGAAAGTGATCAACTTTTTTGTTGAAAACGGTGTAAATCCAACAGCGAAAGATGATGAAGCAAATACGCCGCTTCTTAACGCTGCGAGAAGAAATAATCTTGAAATAATTAAGTTTTTTGCTGAAAAAACAGACGATATCAACGCTGCAAATAAAAAAGGCGAAACAGCTTTAAGTCTGGCGGTTTCTGGAAATTCTCCTGAAGTTGTTAAATATTTGATTGATGAAGGCGCTAAAACTGAATTTACAGATAATGCTGGCAACACGTTGGTTTATTATTTAGTTGATTCATATCATCCGCGTAATGCGAAGGCTTTTGAAGAAAAGATGACTTTGCTGAAAAGAGAAGGTGTAAATTTTTCTAAAACTCAGGCTAACGAGGAAAATTTTCTTACCCTGGCAGTAAAGAAAAATGATTTGGCATTAATTGAAAAAGCATTGGAGGAAGAAATAGATGTAAATACTACAGATGCTGAAGGAAATACTCCGCTACAAATTGCAGCTTTAAGATCAGATAATACTAAAATTATGAAGCTTCTTTTAGATCATGGAGCCAATAAGGAAGTAACCACAGATTTTGGAGAAAGTGTTTACGATTTGGCTAGCGAAAATGAAATACTTCAGGAATCAAATGCCGATTTAGAATTTTTAAAATCATAA
- a CDS encoding dipeptidase codes for MDNVKSYVEQHKDRFVSELVDLLKIPSISADSKFKNEMITTAQAVKTELEKAGCDLVEICDTPGHPVVYGEKIIDKNLPTVLVYGHYDVQPPDPLDLWNSPPFEPVIKETELHPEGAIFARGACDDKGQMYMHVKALEYMTKTNQLPCNVKFMIEGEEEVGSEHLGWFIENNLEKLKNDVILISDTGMIAKDVPSITTGLRGLSYMEVEVTGPNRDLHSGLYGGAVGNPINILTKMIASLTDENNHISIPGFYDKVEELSAEERAKMAEAPYNEEEYKKKLDINDVYGEAGYSTLERGSIRPTLDVNGIWGGYIGEGAKTVLPSKAFAKISMRLVPNQDWKEISELFKKHFESLAPKAVKVKVNTHHGGYAYVTPIDNDAYKAASKAYETSFGKTPIPQRSGGSIPIVSLFEKALKSKIILMGFGLDTDAIHSPNEHFGIWNYLKGIETIPHFYKNFADSQK; via the coding sequence ATGGACAACGTAAAATCTTATGTTGAACAGCATAAAGATAGATTTGTCTCAGAACTTGTTGATTTACTTAAAATTCCGTCGATAAGTGCCGATTCAAAATTTAAAAATGAAATGATCACCACTGCCCAGGCAGTGAAAACAGAATTAGAAAAAGCTGGTTGTGATTTGGTCGAAATATGTGATACCCCAGGCCATCCTGTAGTGTATGGAGAAAAAATTATCGATAAAAACCTACCTACGGTACTGGTTTATGGCCACTACGATGTGCAGCCTCCAGATCCTTTAGATCTTTGGAACTCCCCACCTTTCGAACCTGTTATTAAAGAAACTGAACTTCATCCAGAGGGCGCTATTTTTGCCCGTGGTGCCTGCGACGATAAAGGCCAGATGTATATGCATGTAAAAGCATTGGAATATATGACCAAAACCAATCAGCTTCCATGCAATGTAAAATTTATGATTGAAGGGGAAGAAGAAGTAGGCAGCGAACATTTAGGATGGTTTATCGAAAATAATCTGGAAAAGCTCAAAAATGATGTGATCTTAATTTCAGATACCGGTATGATTGCCAAAGATGTGCCGAGTATCACCACGGGATTAAGAGGATTATCATATATGGAAGTAGAAGTTACCGGCCCTAATCGCGACCTTCATTCTGGATTGTACGGTGGTGCGGTTGGAAACCCCATCAATATTCTAACTAAAATGATTGCATCGTTAACCGATGAAAATAATCATATTAGCATTCCAGGATTTTATGATAAGGTTGAAGAACTTTCTGCGGAAGAAAGAGCAAAAATGGCTGAAGCACCTTACAATGAAGAAGAATATAAAAAGAAACTAGACATCAATGATGTTTATGGTGAAGCCGGGTATTCTACTTTAGAACGCGGCTCTATTCGCCCTACTTTAGATGTAAACGGAATTTGGGGCGGTTACATTGGTGAAGGCGCGAAAACAGTTTTACCTTCAAAAGCATTCGCAAAGATCTCGATGCGACTTGTACCTAACCAAGATTGGAAAGAAATCTCTGAACTTTTCAAAAAGCATTTTGAAAGCCTGGCTCCAAAAGCAGTTAAAGTAAAAGTAAATACACACCATGGAGGTTATGCTTATGTCACACCAATAGATAACGACGCTTATAAAGCGGCTAGCAAAGCTTACGAAACAAGCTTCGGGAAGACACCCATTCCGCAGCGCAGCGGTGGTAGTATCCCTATTGTTTCTTTGTTCGAAAAAGCATTAAAAAGCAAAATTATTCTGATGGGCTTTGGTTTGGATACAGATGCAATCCATTCACCAAACGAGCATTTTGGGATTTGGAATTACCTAAAAGGCATTGAAACCATTCCGCATTTCTATAAAAACTTTGCTGACTCGCAGAAGTAA
- a CDS encoding peptidoglycan DD-metalloendopeptidase family protein, whose translation MNKSFFVVLFMLNSQFFFGQTRDDYDQVKESIIIAYNSGEYDSIFNSYSAEMQGALSLEKTEAFFKNLKSSVGNIIESEFLTFNPPYTIYATEFGGAAFMFSLALSENKEITGLKFTPYGKETNLAEADTMLDLPFEGEWYVVWGGDTKKDNYHVEHPAQTGAFDFLVINDDLKTHDGDGSFNEQYYAFGKEILAPAAGEVVMVVDGIYDNIPGKINPDFMTGNTIVIKLKDGEFLWLAHLKKHSIKVKEGDRVGEGQFLGLCGNSGNSTEPHLHMHVQDELKINQAKGLKNHFRRLKVKRKYIENYSPVRGDLIEKI comes from the coding sequence ATGAATAAGTCGTTCTTCGTAGTGCTTTTTATGCTGAATTCTCAGTTTTTTTTCGGGCAAACCAGGGATGATTACGATCAGGTAAAAGAATCGATAATTATAGCATATAATTCCGGAGAATATGATTCGATATTTAATAGTTATTCCGCCGAAATGCAAGGTGCATTAAGTTTAGAGAAAACAGAAGCGTTTTTTAAGAATTTAAAGAGTTCTGTAGGAAATATTATCGAATCAGAGTTTTTAACGTTTAATCCGCCGTACACTATTTATGCTACGGAATTTGGGGGCGCAGCTTTTATGTTTAGCCTGGCACTTTCAGAAAATAAAGAGATAACGGGGTTGAAGTTTACGCCATATGGAAAAGAAACAAACCTCGCTGAAGCCGATACAATGCTGGATCTCCCTTTTGAAGGCGAATGGTATGTAGTTTGGGGTGGTGATACAAAAAAAGATAATTATCATGTGGAGCATCCTGCACAAACCGGCGCTTTTGATTTTTTAGTAATCAATGATGATCTTAAAACGCATGATGGTGATGGAAGCTTTAATGAGCAATATTATGCCTTTGGAAAAGAGATTTTAGCACCGGCAGCCGGAGAAGTAGTTATGGTTGTCGATGGCATTTACGATAATATTCCCGGTAAGATTAATCCAGATTTTATGACCGGAAATACCATTGTGATCAAACTGAAAGATGGAGAGTTTTTATGGTTGGCGCATTTAAAAAAGCATTCGATTAAAGTAAAAGAAGGTGATAGGGTTGGGGAAGGACAGTTTTTAGGCTTATGCGGAAATTCTGGGAATTCTACTGAGCCACATTTGCATATGCATGTTCAGGATGAACTTAAAATTAATCAGGCAAAAGGCTTGAAGAATCATTTTAGGCGTTTAAAAGTGAAACGAAAATATATCGAAAACTACTCACCAGTTCGTGGAGATTTGATCGAGAAGATCTAA
- a CDS encoding DUF885 domain-containing protein, which translates to MKLKFLLCSFYIFLASISLAQNSSAKLDSILKNESEHRAYDYQEYPLGLHTEEFYKSEADFAQNLLDKLSKIDRSNLSQTEKITAELIEFKLQERVDQYQYKAYLNPLLSDAGFHVSLPYHVARLNNYEQVKQYLNKLNAIPQYVDQNLNLLRKGLKLGITQPLVIFEGYESTYNDQIVSDYNESFYYSPFQDLPTNLTQKQKDSVLKVAKIAVEENVIPQFKRIKKFFESEYFPKTRKSIGVSEIPNGLEYYQNRIHYYTTLDLKAEEVHEIGLKEVARINAEMKAIIEEVAFDGRFDEFIDFLRTDDQFYAKTGEELLREGRDIAKRIDAQLPRFFKVLPRKPYGVAPVPSAIAPKYTAGRYKGSSSPTEPGYFWINTYKLESRPKYALPALALHEAVPGHHLQISLNAELGDSIPPFRRRFYLSAYGEGWGLYAESLGEEMGIYTTPYEKFGQLTYEQWRACRLVVDTGMHAKGWSREQAVAFLTKNTALSLHEINTEIDRYISWPGQALSYKIGEIKIKELRKMAEKELGTAFDIREFHNVILSHGTVTLKLMEDLVNNYIQNIKNE; encoded by the coding sequence ATGAAATTAAAATTCCTTCTTTGCTCATTTTATATATTTTTAGCCAGTATTTCTTTAGCTCAAAATTCTTCAGCTAAATTAGATAGTATCCTTAAGAATGAAAGTGAACATCGAGCTTACGATTACCAAGAATATCCCTTGGGTTTACATACTGAAGAATTTTATAAATCTGAAGCCGATTTTGCCCAAAATCTTCTCGATAAGTTATCCAAAATCGATAGATCAAATCTCTCCCAAACCGAAAAGATTACGGCCGAATTAATTGAATTTAAACTCCAGGAACGTGTAGATCAATATCAATATAAAGCTTATTTGAATCCGCTTCTTTCTGATGCCGGGTTTCATGTAAGTTTGCCTTATCATGTTGCTCGATTAAATAATTACGAGCAAGTAAAACAGTATTTGAATAAGCTCAATGCGATTCCGCAATATGTTGATCAAAACCTGAATCTACTCAGAAAAGGACTAAAATTAGGGATCACGCAGCCTTTAGTTATTTTCGAGGGCTACGAGTCAACGTATAACGATCAGATCGTAAGCGATTATAACGAAAGCTTTTATTACAGTCCGTTTCAGGATTTGCCAACAAACTTAACACAAAAACAAAAAGATTCAGTATTAAAAGTGGCTAAAATAGCTGTGGAAGAAAATGTAATTCCGCAGTTTAAAAGAATAAAAAAGTTTTTTGAATCTGAATATTTCCCCAAAACCCGAAAAAGTATTGGTGTTTCTGAAATTCCAAATGGTCTGGAATATTATCAAAACCGAATTCATTATTATACCACGCTAGATCTTAAAGCTGAAGAAGTTCATGAAATTGGTTTAAAAGAAGTTGCGCGAATTAATGCTGAAATGAAAGCGATTATTGAAGAAGTAGCGTTTGATGGACGTTTTGATGAATTTATTGATTTTCTACGAACAGACGATCAGTTTTACGCCAAAACCGGAGAAGAGTTATTAAGAGAGGGGCGAGATATTGCTAAAAGAATCGACGCACAGTTACCGAGATTTTTTAAGGTTTTGCCCAGAAAGCCTTATGGAGTAGCGCCAGTACCAAGCGCTATCGCGCCAAAATATACAGCCGGGAGATATAAAGGATCTTCGTCGCCAACCGAGCCGGGATATTTTTGGATCAACACCTATAAATTAGAAAGCAGGCCAAAATATGCATTGCCGGCTTTAGCACTTCACGAAGCGGTGCCAGGACATCACTTGCAAATTTCTTTAAATGCCGAGCTAGGAGATAGTATTCCGCCTTTTCGACGTAGATTTTACCTTTCTGCTTATGGAGAAGGCTGGGGTTTGTATGCTGAAAGTTTAGGAGAAGAAATGGGGATTTATACCACACCGTATGAAAAATTTGGTCAACTAACTTACGAGCAGTGGCGCGCTTGCAGATTGGTAGTGGATACCGGGATGCATGCTAAAGGCTGGAGTCGTGAACAAGCAGTAGCATTTTTAACCAAAAATACAGCCCTTTCTTTACACGAGATCAATACCGAAATCGATCGTTATATTTCTTGGCCGGGACAGGCACTTTCTTATAAAATAGGAGAAATAAAAATTAAAGAATTACGTAAAATGGCAGAAAAAGAGTTAGGGACAGCTTTCGATATTCGTGAATTTCATAACGTAATTTTATCTCACGGAACGGTGACTTTAAAGCTGATGGAAGATTTGGTAAACAACTATATACAAAACATAAAAAATGAATAA
- a CDS encoding metal-dependent hydrolase, with product MDSLTQIVLGASVGEVVLGRKVGNKAMLYGAIAGTIPDLDVIARSFTDTITANELHRGFTHSIFFALVFAPIFGWIISKIEKKADADWKDWSKLMFWGLFTHPLLDMFTTWGTQLFWPADYRLAFKTIFVIDPAYTLPFLFFTLLAAFRPKGSISRRKLNSMGLQLSCLYLFLITIPLKIYTFYEFKEALKEQNISYAEIETKPSPFNTIMWTANIATDKSYLVGNYSILDDQPIEFRRYPKNYHLLGEIKEYPNFKKLVKISKGWYTITKKEGDLYFNDLRFGTIDPTGKDSRFVFSYKLEVKNGILTATEVEKNYGDASKMMKSLFDRVRGN from the coding sequence ATGGATTCTTTAACCCAAATAGTTTTAGGCGCCTCTGTAGGAGAAGTGGTTTTAGGTAGAAAAGTTGGAAACAAAGCAATGCTTTACGGAGCGATTGCAGGTACCATTCCAGATCTAGATGTGATTGCCCGTAGTTTTACCGATACGATTACCGCCAACGAATTACATCGTGGATTTACACATTCGATATTTTTTGCTTTGGTTTTTGCACCAATTTTTGGTTGGATTATTTCTAAAATTGAAAAAAAAGCTGATGCCGATTGGAAAGATTGGTCTAAACTGATGTTCTGGGGATTGTTTACACATCCGCTGCTGGATATGTTTACTACCTGGGGGACACAACTTTTTTGGCCAGCAGATTATCGACTGGCATTTAAAACGATCTTTGTAATCGATCCTGCGTATACGCTTCCCTTTTTGTTTTTTACGTTGCTTGCTGCTTTTCGACCAAAAGGTTCTATAAGCCGAAGAAAATTAAATTCCATGGGATTACAGCTTAGTTGTTTATATCTATTTCTTATTACCATCCCATTAAAAATCTATACGTTTTACGAATTTAAAGAGGCCTTAAAAGAGCAAAATATCTCTTACGCTGAAATCGAAACAAAACCAAGTCCGTTTAACACGATTATGTGGACTGCCAACATAGCGACCGATAAATCCTATTTGGTTGGAAATTATTCTATTTTGGACGATCAACCAATAGAGTTTAGACGCTACCCAAAGAATTATCATCTTTTAGGAGAGATAAAAGAGTATCCTAATTTTAAGAAACTTGTAAAAATTTCAAAAGGATGGTATACGATTACAAAGAAAGAAGGCGATTTATATTTTAATGATCTTAGGTTTGGAACTATAGATCCTACAGGAAAGGATTCACGATTTGTCTTTAGTTATAAACTAGAAGTGAAAAACGGAATTCTTACCGCTACAGAAGTTGAAAAAAATTATGGTGATGCCTCAAAAATGATGAAAAGCCTTTTTGATAGAGTTAGAGGGAATTAG
- a CDS encoding ZIP family metal transporter, with product MLTNLILYSGFSGITVFIGALLANIFNHHVKESPVKYEIVHFLMSFGAGIILSAIALVLIPTGMERLSLAGMAFSFVLGTITFLFIDRYLAKKGGQTATLLAMMMDFVPEAIALGAVFAINTGMATLLAVFIGLQNLPEAFNAFRDMVQSGYSISKSLVIFFFLSFCGILGALLGHFVLSDFPNLTAHLMTFASGGILYLLIQEIIPESKLDNNYIASLGASLGFLIGIIGEKLI from the coding sequence ATGTTAACTAACTTAATTCTTTACTCAGGATTTTCAGGAATTACCGTTTTTATTGGGGCTCTCCTGGCAAATATTTTTAATCATCATGTTAAAGAATCTCCGGTAAAATATGAAATTGTTCATTTTTTAATGTCCTTTGGTGCGGGGATCATCCTATCGGCTATAGCTTTGGTATTAATCCCAACCGGGATGGAACGCTTAAGTCTTGCCGGCATGGCTTTTTCTTTTGTGCTGGGAACGATAACATTTTTATTTATCGATAGGTATTTAGCTAAAAAGGGAGGGCAAACAGCAACGCTTTTAGCAATGATGATGGATTTTGTTCCTGAAGCTATTGCTTTGGGTGCCGTATTTGCTATCAATACCGGCATGGCGACATTACTTGCGGTTTTTATAGGACTACAAAATCTACCTGAAGCTTTTAATGCATTTCGCGATATGGTGCAAAGCGGTTATAGTATATCTAAAAGCTTGGTAATCTTTTTCTTTTTGAGTTTCTGCGGAATTTTAGGTGCGCTTTTAGGCCATTTTGTATTAAGTGATTTTCCTAATTTAACAGCACATTTAATGACCTTTGCCAGCGGAGGTATTCTATACTTATTAATACAGGAAATTATACCAGAAAGTAAACTTGATAATAATTATATCGCTTCTCTGGGAGCAAGTTTGGGGTTTTTAATAGGCATTATTGGTGAAAAATTAATTTAA